A genomic region of Drosophila kikkawai strain 14028-0561.14 chromosome X, DkikHiC1v2, whole genome shotgun sequence contains the following coding sequences:
- the LOC138929175 gene encoding cell division cycle 5-related protein-like: MRTNLTSKKDRQESAKKLLETNRRHMAKEAKRCGKIEKLKVLTGGFYTRALRCSSSSSRTPTDRSSNNVSLSTFRFLGEQEGNAVPRRLESLQEDVRHQIDK; the protein is encoded by the coding sequence ATGCGCACGAATCTGACCAGCAAGAAGGATCGCCAAGAGTCGGCCAAGAAACTCCTGGAGACGAACCGTCGGCACATGGCTAAGGAGGCCAAGCGCTGTGGAAAAATAGAGAAGCTTAAAGTCCTGACCGGCGGTTTTTACACACGCGCGCTAAGGTGCTCATCAAGCAGCTCTAGGACACCTACAGACAGATCGAGCAACAACGTTTCGCTGTCCACATTCCGCTTCCTGGGCGAGCAGGAGGGCAATGCTGTGCCGCGTCGGCTCGAGTCGCTGCAAGAGGATGTGCGCCACCAGATAGACAAATAG
- the LOC108085073 gene encoding WSCD family member CG9164, with protein MALQGWRFFGVSATIIIYIGGVLFLSMNNIPGSHPKRPRIERFAEFPSFHSPRFPMPSRKMAIRWCRDLKYINRDLPNYTDYKADFYTALPSDMGAALQSLPALTALASFPGSGNTWLRYLLQQATGILTGSIYKDYGLLKTGFPAENVCNSSVLLVKTHEWGGKAWAPFSKAILLVRDPEKAIIAEFNRQSGGHIGFASPDRYKRTKGKYWQQFVSNKLKGWELMNLSWARNFTGSLKVVFYDDLVHHTERELRSILDFLQFPVSEQLMRCAIMRKEGIFRRKKRLLSFDPYTEAMRAEVQARRRLVYGLLGRQEP; from the exons ATGGCACTACAAGGCTGGCGCTTTTTCGGTGTCTCGGCGACCATCATCATCTACATTGGCGGCGTCCTCTTCCTGTCCATGAACAACATACCCGGCTCACATCCCAAAAGGCCGCGCATCGAGCGCTTTGCCGAG TTTCCCAGCTTTCACAGTCCTCGGTTCCCGATGCCCAGCCGCAAGATGGCCATCCGGTGGTGTCGCGACCTCAAGTACATAAATCGAGATCTTCCAAACTACACGGACTACAAGGCCGACTTTTACA CTGCCCTGCCCAGTGACATGGGCGCCGCCTTGCAATCTCTGCCCgccttgaccgctttggccagCTTCCCGGGCAGCGGCAACACCTGGCTGAGGTACCTGCTCCAGCAGGCAACGGGCATTCTTACGGGAAGCATCTACAAGGATTACGGCCTGCTGAAGACTGGATTTCCGGCGGAAAACGTGTGCAACAGCTCAGTATTATTGGTGAAGACGCACGAGTGGGGCGGCAAGGCGTGGGCCCCGTTCTCGAAAGCAATACTCCTGGTCCGTGATCCGGAGAAGGCGATTATAGCCGAGTTTAATCGCCAGAGTGGCGGTCACATAGGCTTTGCATCGCCGGATCGGTACAAGCGGACCAAGGGCAAAT ATTGGCAGCAATTCGTGAGCAATAAGCTTAAGGGCTGGGAGCTAATGAACCTCAGTTGGGCCCGCAATTTCACGGGCAGCCTCAAGGTTGTGTTCTATGACGATCTGGTCCACCACACGGAACGGGAGCTGCGCTCCATTTTGGATTTCCTGCAATTTCCGGTTAGCGAGCAGCTCATGCGTTGCGCCATCATGCGCAAAGAGGGCATCTTCCGGCGGAAGAAGCGGCTGCTCTCCTTCGATCCATACACGGAAGCGATGCGGGCAGAGGTTCAGGCCCGTCGGCGCCTTGTCTACGGGCTGCTGGGTCGGCAGGAGccttaa